The genomic interval ATGTGCTGTTGCTTTTCTTACATACTTGGATAAATGAAAGTAATCTAGTACGTGTTTACTTCCTTTAATCCAGTTTAGCCCTTCTTTTATCCAGCTTGCTCCATCTCCTGAGATATATATCTTTTCTACCTTATCCATTTCATATGCTTCTTCTAGATAATTAGCAACTTCTAGCCATAATTCTTCACTATTTTTTAATGAGCCTGTAAAGTATCTTTTATTTATTAATTCATATCTTCCTTTTGATTTGTATTTCTTGCCTTCATGGACATAGATTAATTTTATTTCTTTATTTTTCCCATTTTGCAATGCTACATAGTCTTCGTCTGCTTCTATATAGATTGTTTTTACTTGTTTCTTTTTAGTTGGCAATTTCGCTTCGTCATTTTCTACTTCTCCTAGCTTTCTTATGGTGTTCATTACTGTTTGTTTTGTTACTTGTACATTACTTGAGGCTCTTTTACCTGATTTCTCATAGGATGTTTCTATAGCTTCTTTTATTAATTCCGATTCGTATGAAAGATCCATTCTTTCATATGGATATATTCCTACTAGTTCATCTGAAAGATATCTATAGCTGCCATCTTTTTTACTTTTGTAATATGTCCTTAGATAATTTACTTCTCCA from Clostridia bacterium carries:
- a CDS encoding ISLre2 family transposase; protein product: MNTIIHEIIEKITRDFNNNIEDLMLNSRDISRFIINTKKSLDEIGAMIVKEALEMLDEIIRESSSRKKEYYIQRRNDEKTLITIFGEVNYLRTYYKSKKDGSYRYLSDELVGIYPYERMDLSYESELIKEAIETSYEKSGKRASSNVQVTKQTVMNTIRKLGEVENDEAKLPTKKKQVKTIYIEADEDYVALQNGKNKEIKLIYVHEGKKYKSKGRYELINKRYFTGSLKNSEELWLEVANYLEEAYEMDKVEKIYISGDGASWIKEGLNWIKGSKHVLDYFHLSKYVRKATAH